The following nucleotide sequence is from Acidovorax radicis.
TGAAGCGCCCGATATCACCGGGATTCCATTTGAGCGGGTTGCGGATGACTTCCTCGTCCACATTGTCAAAGGGAATGGCGATCTGCGACACGTCGTACAGCAGGTTTTGCACCAGCAGATGCAAAGGCAGCATCGGCAAAAATGGCAAAAACGCACTGGCCACCAGCACCGAGAACACGTTGCCAAAGTTGGAGCTGGCCGTCATGCGGATGTACTTGAGCATGTTGCTGAAGGTCTTGCGGCCTTCCATCACGCCCTCTTCCAGCACCATCAGGCTCTTTTCCAGCAGGATGATGTCGGCCGCCTCCTTGGCGATGTCCACCGCGCTGTCCACGCTGATGCCAATGTCGGCAGCACGCAGCGCGGGCGCATCGTTGATGCCGTCGCCCATGAAGCCCACCACATGGCCGCCGGCGCGCAGTGCACGCACCAGGCGCTCCTTGTTCAGCGGCGAGAGCTTGGCAAACACGTTATGGGATTCGGCCGCCTGCGCCAGGGCCGCATCGTCCATGGCGTCCACATCCTTGCCCAGCAGCACCCCCTGCACCGCCAGGCCCACCTCGCGGCAGACCTTGAGCGTGACCAGTTCGTTGTCACCGGTCAACACCTTCACCGTCACCCCGTGCGCGGCCAGCGCCTTGAGCGCGGGCGCGGTGGATTCTTTCGGTGGGTCCAGAAAAGCCACGTAGCCAATCAGGGTCAAACCAGATTCGTCGGCCACGCCGTACACACTCTGGTGGGGCGGGGTTTCTTTCATGGCCACGGCCACCACGCGCAGACCTTCGTTGTTCAGGCCCCGGGTTACCTCCAGCACGCGCGCACGCAGGGCTTCATCCAGCGGCAGGTCTTGCGCGCCAGCGTCTTCCACCACACGCACCCGGGTGCATATGTCCAGCATTTCTTCCACGGCGCCCTTGCAGATCAGCTCGTGGTGGTCGTCGCGCTCACTGACGATGACGGACATGCGCCGGCGCACAAAGTCAAAGGGAATTTCATCCACCTTGCGGTAGTCCTGCGCCAGGCGCAGGTCGGCCTGCAGCTCCACATGCTCCAGCACGGCGTGGTCCAGCAGGTTCTTGAGGCCGCTCTGGTAATGGCTGTTGAGGTAGGCAAAGGTGAGCACTTCGTCGGACTCGTGGCCGAAGACGTCGGTGTGGCGCTCCAGAAAGATCTTGTCCTGCGTGAGCGTGCCGGTCTTGTCGGTGCACAGCACATCCATGGCGCCAAAGTTCTGGATCGCATCCAGCCGCTTGACCACCACCTTCTTGCGCGACAGCAGCACCGCGCCCTTGGCCAGCGTGCTGGTCACGATCATGGGCAGCATCTCGGGCGTGAGACCCACGGCCACCGACAGCGCGAACAGAAAGGCCTCCAGCCAGTCGCCCTTGGTAAAGCCGTTGACCACCAGCACGATGGGCACCATCACCAGTGCAAACCGAATGAGCAACCAGCTCACGCTGTTGACCCCCGCCTGGAACGCGGTGGGCGCGCGGTCTATGGCTGTGACGCGCGTGGCCAGCGTGCCAAAGTAGGTGTGGTTGCCTGTGGCCACCACCAGCGCCGTGGCCGAGCCCGAGACCACGTTGGTGCCCATGAACAGCAGGTTGCGCGCATCCAGCACGCTGGCGCCCGGTGCGGAGCTTTCTGCAAATTTCTCCACTGGCAGCGACTCCCCCGTCATGGCCGACTGGCTCACGAACAGGTCTTTGGCCGTCAGCACGCGGCAGTCCGAGGGGATCATGTCACCCGCCGACAGCACCACATGGTCGCCGGGGACCAGTTGGCTGATGGGTAGTTCGCGCTGGCCAGCAGCGGCCGCCTTGAGCGTCATCGCATGCCCCCCGCCAGGCGTGGGTGCGGGCGCGGGCGCGGGCACAGTGGCTGGCGTGGGCACATATGCATCCCCTTGCGCCGATGGGCGCCGCAGCACGGTGGCCGTGTTGCTGACCAGCGACTTCAGGCGCTCGGCGGCTCGGTTGGACCGCCCCTCCTGCACAAACCGCAACAAGGTGGACAACACCACCATCGCCAAAATGACGACCGTGGCCTCCCGGTCATCGGTCAGGTAAGAGATCAACGCCAGCACGGTAAGCAAAACGTTGAAGGGGTTTTTGTAGCAGTGCCACAGGTGCAGCCAGCCGGGCAGCGGCTTTTCGTGCTCTACCTCGTTAGGGCCATGCAATGCGAGTGCGGCGGCGGCCTGCGTGTCAGTGAGGCCGTTTTTGTCCGAGCCCAGCCGGTCCAGCAAGGTGGGCACATCGTCGGTCGCGGCGCGCAACAGATCGCGGGTGAGCGGGTCGGGCATCGTGGCCGGGGTCGCGGCGCGGCCCAGGGTGAGGGTGTCGAGCATGAGTCGCCGCGCAAAGTGGCGCGTGACATGCCGACTGCGCAGGAAACGGTCGAAAAGGTGGTGAAAGAAGTTCATGGCCCGCTCCCTACCGCGTCGCAAATCTGGTGCGACGCCCAAAAACCGCAGTGGTCAAAGTGGCTGTGCGCAGCACGCTAGGCAATGCGGCGCGCGCTGGAAAAACAATACAACGAAACATGATGGGTAAACCCTTCTGGCCTGCGCCTGCCAGAAGGGCTTGCTCACGCGGTCACGCAAGCAGGCGCTTCTGGGTGTAGGCCCTGGCCAAATTTGCAGAAATCGACAACAAACAA
It contains:
- the mgtA gene encoding magnesium-translocating P-type ATPase, whose translation is MNFFHHLFDRFLRSRHVTRHFARRLMLDTLTLGRAATPATMPDPLTRDLLRAATDDVPTLLDRLGSDKNGLTDTQAAAALALHGPNEVEHEKPLPGWLHLWHCYKNPFNVLLTVLALISYLTDDREATVVILAMVVLSTLLRFVQEGRSNRAAERLKSLVSNTATVLRRPSAQGDAYVPTPATVPAPAPAPTPGGGHAMTLKAAAAGQRELPISQLVPGDHVVLSAGDMIPSDCRVLTAKDLFVSQSAMTGESLPVEKFAESSAPGASVLDARNLLFMGTNVVSGSATALVVATGNHTYFGTLATRVTAIDRAPTAFQAGVNSVSWLLIRFALVMVPIVLVVNGFTKGDWLEAFLFALSVAVGLTPEMLPMIVTSTLAKGAVLLSRKKVVVKRLDAIQNFGAMDVLCTDKTGTLTQDKIFLERHTDVFGHESDEVLTFAYLNSHYQSGLKNLLDHAVLEHVELQADLRLAQDYRKVDEIPFDFVRRRMSVIVSERDDHHELICKGAVEEMLDICTRVRVVEDAGAQDLPLDEALRARVLEVTRGLNNEGLRVVAVAMKETPPHQSVYGVADESGLTLIGYVAFLDPPKESTAPALKALAAHGVTVKVLTGDNELVTLKVCREVGLAVQGVLLGKDVDAMDDAALAQAAESHNVFAKLSPLNKERLVRALRAGGHVVGFMGDGINDAPALRAADIGISVDSAVDIAKEAADIILLEKSLMVLEEGVMEGRKTFSNMLKYIRMTASSNFGNVFSVLVASAFLPFLPMLPLHLLVQNLLYDVSQIAIPFDNVDEEVIRNPLKWNPGDIGRFMVFFGPISSVFDITTFVVMWYVFGADNVGAQTLFQSGWFVVGLLTQTLIVHMIRTPKLPFVESIASVPLLTATALIMAVGIFIPMGPLAGHFKLQALPWSYFPWVLGILAGYVVLTTVMKRFYIRRYGWQ